The sequence ATCTGGAAGCCGTACCCGGCGCAAAAGTACAAGAAACAGAATACTCCAAAAAAGGGTACTTGCTGGACGTCGCGGTATCCCCCGAGCACCTCGTGGAGGCCGTGACCATAGTCGACAGGGAAGGATTCTTCATCGAGACCATCACCGGCGTTGACTGGCTCGGGGAAAAGGAAGCCGCCGTCAAGGAAGCGGCTGCCAAGGCGGCTGCGATTGCGGAAGCCAAGGCCAAGGCCGCTGCGGCCAAAGCCGCCAAGGCGGCGGAAGAGGCCGCGGCTGCCGGAGAAGAAGTTCCGCCCCCGGCTCCAGTGGAGGCAGCGCCCGAGGCCGCACCGGAGCCCGCCCCTGCCGCCCCGGCGAGCGTGCAGATCGACGACCTGGAAGCCGTGTACGACTTCAACCGTTACGATGAATTCTGCCGGGTGGTGATCAGGGTGCGCACTCCTCGCAACAATCCCGTGATACCAACCATTTCCCACATATACCAAGCCGCGCATTGGCACGAAAGGGAAACCCACGATTTCTTCGGCATCAAGTTTGCCGGGCATCCGTATCTTGTGCCGCTGCTCTTGCCTGAAGACGCCGACTTCCATCCTCTTCTGAAGGATTTCAACT is a genomic window of Desulfovibrio sp. containing:
- a CDS encoding NADH-quinone oxidoreductase subunit C; translation: MKLSSIKQHLEAVPGAKVQETEYSKKGYLLDVAVSPEHLVEAVTIVDREGFFIETITGVDWLGEKEAAVKEAAAKAAAIAEAKAKAAAAKAAKAAEEAAAAGEEVPPPAPVEAAPEAAPEPAPAAPASVQIDDLEAVYDFNRYDEFCRVVIRVRTPRNNPVIPTISHIYQAAHWHERETHDFFGIKFAGHPYLVPLLLPEDADFHPLLKDFNS